The Apostichopus japonicus isolate 1M-3 chromosome 6, ASM3797524v1, whole genome shotgun sequence genome contains a region encoding:
- the LOC139969232 gene encoding dnaJ homolog subfamily B member 12-like: MEGNRDESERCIHLAQKFHASGDKEKAKKFLLKAERLFPSQKASDLLASLSQTDDEETSSSTQSDSPSQPGSAPGSPKVRRRSKHQPEEQEVNGDAARTYTDQQLNDVNRIKQCKDFYEILGIPKDASDVDVKKAYRKLALQFHPDKNHAPGASEAFKAIGKAFSVLSDTTKRKRYDMYGNEEENVQVHRPRRQYYHHNGFYYETRGFDDDDFSAEDLFNMFFGGGMPSDRVYVRRRQRGHHHNAHHIHHDRSNGTNAYFIQVLPILVLLAISLISALLVQDPSFSLRRSQAYINERITSKGNIKYYVKKDFLKNYQGRVHMVEREVEKEYLQHLRSSCYEEKYKKENMKQRGRYFGDRKLFEEGNRMTTPSCDKYTEIYKTLSAG, from the exons ATGGAAGGTAACAGAGATGAGAGCGAACGATGTATTCATCTAGCACAGAAATTCCACGCTTCGGGAGATAAGGAAAAAGCTAAGAAGTTTTTACTTAAAGCAGAGAGGCTATTTCCGTCTCAGAAAGCTTCAG ATTTGTTAGCCAGTTTAAGTCAAACAGATGATGAGGAGACATCAAGTTCTACACAGTCAGATTCTCCTAGCCAGCCTGGTTCTGCACCAGGAAGCCCAAAGGTGCGGCGCCGAAGCAAACACCAACCAGAGGAGCAGGAAGTCAATGGGGATGCAGCAAGAACATATACTGATCAACAACTAAATGATGTCAATAG AATAAAACAATGCAAAGATTTCTATGAAATATTAGGGATACCGAAAGATGCCAGTGATGTTGACGTGAAGAAAGCCTACCGTAAACTTGCCCTACAATTTCACCCTGATAAGAACCATGCTCCTGGTGCTAGCGAGGCCTTCAAAG CCATTGGAAAGGCATTTTCAGTTTTAAGTGATACCACAAAGAGGAAAAGATATGACATGTATGGGAATGAGGAGGAGAATGTTCAAGTCCACAGACCTAGAAGACAGTACTATCATCATAACGGCTTTTACTATGAGACCAGAGGATTTGATGATG ATGACTTCTCAGCTGAGGATTTATTCAACATGTTCTTTGGAGGTGGAATGCCTTCAGATAGGGTGTATGTAAGACGGAGACAAAGAGGACATCATCACAACGCACACCATATACACCATGATCGCAGTAATGGG ACAAACGCATACTTCATCCAGGTACTCCCTATTCTAGTTCTATTGGCAATATCACTGATATCAGCCCTGCTGGTACAAGACCCTTCCTTCAGTTTAAGAAGATCTCA AGCATACATCAATGAAAGGATAACATCTAAGGGCAACATAAAATATTATGTTAAG AAAGACTTCCTGAAAAATTATCAAGGAAGAGTGCACATGGTTGAACGTGAAGTTGAAAAAGAATATTTGCAACATTTACGAAGCTCATGTTATGAAGAAAAGTATAAAA AAGAAAATATGAAGCAAAGAGGACGTTATTTTGGTGATCGGAAATTATTTGAAGAAGGCAATAGAATGACGACACCATCTTGTGataaatatacagaaatatataaGACTTTATCAGCTGGTTGA